DNA sequence from the Acetobacteroides hydrogenigenes genome:
TGCTGAGCTACGGAATTCCGATCAACAAAAAGATTTGGTCTCCAACCTTTGTGCTGACCACCTGCGGCCTGGCTTCGCTGCTGCTGGCATTGCTCGCTTGGATTATAGATGCCAAGGATAAGAAAAGATGGAGCGTTTTCTTCGAATCGTTTGGCATCAACCCCCTATTCTTATACGTTCTAGGAGGGGTGCTATCCATCCTTCTTGGCAGCATTCGCTTCTTTCAGGGCACCGAAGCGGTAAGCATAAAAGGGTTTATCTACAACGGGATGACTGCTGCGGTTGGCAACGAGACATTTGCCTCGCTCATCTTTGCGCTGTTCTTCATCAGCATTTGCTGGGTTATTGGACACCAGCTCTACAAACGTAAAATTTACATCAAACTATGATACTTATTGCAGACAGCGGGTCAACCAAAACAGAATGGGTGGCCGTTGAAAATGGTACAACGGTAGCCGCTACCATTACGTTGGGCATTAATCCCGTTTACCAAACTGTAGAAGAAATACAAAATGACGTTGCGGAAAACGTTGCCCCTACATTTAAGGAATTTGCGATTAGCGCGCTCTACTTTTACGGAGCAGGATGCCTCCCCGAAAAAATAGAGGGGGTACGCCAAGCCCTTGCCCACTCGTTCCCCAGCGCAACCATCAGCGTTCAGAGCGATTTGGTTGGTGCTGCACTTGCGCTATGTGGCAATAGGCCCGGCATTGCCTGCATCCTAGGAACCGGATCGAATACCTGCTTTTGGGATGGCGAAAAGATAGCTAAGAACGTTTCGCCGCTGGGCTTTATCCTCGGAGACGAGGGTAGCGGCGCCGTTATGGGCAAAACTTTTGTTGCCGACGTGCTCAAAAACCAAGTATCGGCGCGTCTAGCCAAAAAGTTCATGGAGCAGATGAGCCTTACCCCTGCCGAAATCATTAATAGGGTGTACCGACAGCCGTTCCCAAACCGGTTTCTGGCAGCTTTCACCCGTTTTATGAACGAGAATCGGCACGAGAAGGAGATTAGCGACCTCATCACCCGCAACTTCACCCTCTTCTTCGAGCGCAACATTATGCAGTACGACTACAGCACCTACCCCGTGAACATCATCGGTTCCGTAGGGTTTCACTTCTGTGAGATGCTGGAGGCGGCCGCAGCCCCACTTGGCGTTAAGCTCGGCAAGGTTGAACAGAGCCCAATAAAAGGGCTAATAGAGTATCACTCCCGCTAAAGATTACACGACTATGGCTTTTAAAAAGATCACAGAGCAACCGTCACTATACAACGACCTAGAGAAGAAGAGCGTCTCGGAGCTGCTCTTCGACATCAACAGCGAGGACCAAAAGGTAGCCCTTGCCGTACGCGAAACCATTCCCCAGATTGAGAAGCTCGTGGAGGGCATCGTCGAGCGCATGAAAAAGGGAGGACGCATCTTCTACCTTGGTGCAGGGACTAGCGGCCGCTTAGGGGTGCTCGACGCATCGGAAATTCCGCCCACCTACGGGATGCCCCAGGGCAAGGTAATCGGGCTGATTGCCGGAGGCGACAAGGCTCTTCGCAACCCCATTGAAGCGGCCGAGGATAACCCCGAAAAATCGTGGGAGGAGCTTACAGCCTACAACGTAAACGAGCTCGATGTGGTTATCGGCATAGCCGCATCGGGAACCACCCCCTACGTAATTGGAGCTCTGGAGAAGGCCCGATCGCTGGGCATCCTCACCGCATCGATATCCTGCAACCCCGATGCTCCCGTTAGCAAGGCCGCCGAAATAGCCATCGAGCCAATTGTTGGCCCCGAATTCGTAACCGGATCGACCCGAATGAAATCGGGGACAGCCCAGAAGCTGGTGCTCAACATGATTACCACCTCTACCATGATTAAGCTAGGTAGGGTAAAAGGCAACCGGATGGTAAACATGCAGCTCACCAATAAGAAGCTGGTAGACCGCGGCACTCGAATGATCGTGGATGAAACCGGGCTTAACTACGAGGCAGCCAAGGCGCTGCTTTTGGAGCATGGATCGGTAAAAAAGGCGATTGATGCCCACAGGCAATCCCCCAAACGCTAGCCTACGACCAGAATCGTCATAGCCCCAACCGTAGGAAGAAAAGTGCAGCTGCGCTTTTTCTCCTACTGCCCGTGGGAACAAAAGTGCAGCTGCACTTTTTCTCCTACTGCCCGTGGGAACGAAAATGCAGCTGTACTTTTTCTCCTACTGACCGTGGGAACGGAAGTGCAGCTGCACTTTTATTGCTACCAACAGTAGGAGAAAAAGCTACTACCCAAATATTCGACCATATCTTCGTATCTCAGCTCGTTTAATCGCTACTTTTGCGAGCTAAAGTAAGAATAGCAATCGGCATAATCGTTGATGCTCTTTTCGAGCCAATACCGCTCAAAAAGCATCAGCAAAATTCGAGAACTGAACCAAATCTTCGTTCAAATGAATAAAAAAAGCATAGCCTTGCTTGCTGCCCTGCTGTCCGTAGCAACCGCTAACGCTCAGCAAACCCAGCTTGTGAAGGAACCCATCAAGGGCGATTTCCCCCTAGGTCTTTCGGGAAAGCACATCGCCATGTGGCACAGCCACGGCTTCTACTACGAATCGAAGCTCGATCGGTGGGAGTGGCAGCGCGCCCGCTGCTTCAGCAACGTAGAGGACATCGGCAACATGCCCTACGTGGTAAAGTACCTCGACCCCATGCTTAAGAATGCAGGAGCCGTGGTGCTCATTCCCCGCGAGCGTGACTTCCAGAAGCAGAAGTTTATTGTTGACAACGACCTATCCACCAAAGGAGGGATCGTACAAAAAAAGGGAAGTTGGGAAACAACTAAGGGGGGATACAAGCACAAAACAATTCTACGCCCCAACGAAAACCCGTTTAAAGGAGGAACCCATCTAGAAATTAAATCATCGGCAAAGGAAACCGCAACCCTTACGTACAAGGCTCCAGTAGCATCGAGCAAAAAGGGTGACTACGCCGTTTACGTTTCGTGGGGAAACACCCCCAACAACGTAAGCGACGTTACCTATAAGGTTTACCACACGGGTGGAGTGTCGGAGTTCGTAGTCAACCAAAAGATGTACGGCGCCACCTGGCAGTACCTCGGCACCTTTAGCTTTGACAGCGCCCACGCTTCGGTGGTAGTATCGAACAAGAGCCACGAAAAGGGGGTGGTAACCTCCGACGCCGTACGCTTTGGCGGTGGAATGGGAATGGTTGCCCGACGCCCTTCCGCTTTTGTAACCAATAACGCCAAATCCAGCTCGAATGGGGAAACCCAAGGGCATAAGCTCAGCCCCGAAGACTACGATTGGAAAACTAGCGGCGTCCCCAGCTACCTAGAAGCCTCGCGCTACTACCTACAGGCCGCAGGCATCCCCGACAGCGTGTACAGCCGCACCAAGTACCAGAACGACTACAACGACGATTACCAGAGCCGCCCCCACTGGGCAAACTTCCTAAAAAAGAATAACGTTCCGATCGACCTTACGCTCGCATTCCATACCGATGCCGGCACCACACCCAACGACTCAATTGTGGGTACCCTAGCCATATACAGCACCAAGAATGGCAACTTTACCGATGGTAGAGGCCGCCAGCTAAGCGGGATTATGAGCAACCTCATACAAACGCAGATCTGCCACGATATTCAAATGCTGCACAACTCCAAATGGACTAAGCGAGCCCTTCGAGATGCATCCTATAGCGAGGCTTCGGTTGCTGATGCCCCCACCCTACTCTTAGAGCTGCTATCGCACCAAAACTTGGCCGATATGACCTACGGACTCGACCCCCGATTCCGCTTCACCGTTGCTAGAGCCATATACAAGGGCATTGTTCGCTACCTAAACGGAGCCGAAACGCCCATTCAGCCCCTTGCCCCCAACACCCTAGCCATAGAAAAGAAGGGAGGAAAGACGATCCGCCTATCGTGGAAGAATACCGAGGATCCGCTGGAGCCCACAGCAAATGCAGCAAGGTATCGCATCTACATGCGTACCGACGACAACGGATTCTCGCCAAAATTCAAAGAGGTAACCGGCGAATCAGCCGAGATAGAGCTTCCCGAATGGGGTAGGCGCTACTCCTTTAAGGTTACAGGCGTAAACGATGGCGGCGAGAGCTTCCCCACCGAGCAGCTGTCAGCTTGCCTCTTCAACAATAGCAAAAAGCCGGCCCTTATTGTCAATGGATTTACCCGCATATCTGCTCCAAAATCTTTCGATTTAGGAGAAAAAGCAGGCTTCGAATGGTGGGAGGACGAAGGTGTTGCCGATGGTATGGAGCCAGCATTCCTCGGATATCAGCAGAACTTTAACCGCAACGAACCTTGGCTCGATGACGACAATACCGGATGGGGCTCGACTGGCGTTGAATGGTGGGGAAACACCGTGCATGGGAACACCCATGATTTCACCCACGTTCAAGGTAAAGCTTACCAAAAATGGGGCGTATCGTACGTTTCGGCAAGTCGCAAAGCCTTCGAAAAGTATCCCAAACTAGACGCATACCGATTTGTTGATGTACTCTTTGGAGAACAGCGCACCGTTAAAAACTTTAGGGAAGAACGCGATACCTTTGCCGTATTTACTCCAGGCATGATATCGGCATTGAGGAATGCTCTTGACAAAGATATCCCGATAGTTCTCTCAGGAGCCTACATCGGAACCGATATGGTGGAGCAAAAGGATTCGGTAGCCATAAAGTTTGCAGCCGAAAAGTTAGGCTTCCGATGGATGACCAATCACGCCAGCACCACGGGTTCTGTCTATTCAACCGACAACGCAAAACCATACATCAGAGGTATATGGAACTTCAACTGCGCCACCTTAAGCCCCGAAGTTCTTAACGGCAGCAGCGTTCGTATAGAGTCTCCCGATGCAATTGAGCCCACACAGAAAGCGATCCGAATAATGCGCTACCACGACACACAAACCAGTGCAGGAACACTTCTGAAATCGAATGGCAATAAGGTTGTAGTACTAGGTTTCCCTCTCGAAGCAATACCATCTACAAACCAAAAAAACGCTCTAATGAAGCAGCTATTTACCTTCTTTGGAGTAGAGTTTAAGAAATAGGACAAAGCAAGATGTAACAAATAAAAAAGGTGGCAATAGCCACCTTTTTTATTGTATGCAAATAAGCTCTGCTACATTTCCACTTTAAAAACTTCGGTCTCTGCATGGTTAATCGCATTCAACATCATCTTCTTTATGGATGCCAATTGCGCCTCTTTAATCGATAAAAGGAGCTTTTCGGCCACCTCAAAGTTTCCCTGCTCTCTTGCAACTTCTGCCTTAATCATGCGCGAGTACACATCGCTTTCGTCTAGCAGCTCCAATAGCGCATCCATATTCGCCGACCATACTACTTTTTCATCCTCTCTCTCAAACAGAGGCTTTCCTTGCCTAACCCTATCGTTAAAAGCCCATAGAAGCTCCATTCTCAAGATTTCCTCCTCGTCTGTAGTTATCGTTTGAGCGCTATCGGTTAGCATTGTCACGTACTCTTCAATGCTAAGGCTTCTCACCAATGGCAGTTCACCCTCCACAGGATTTTCCGCTACAGAAGCATCCTCTATCCAGTAAAACTCGTTGCACTTGCCACAGCGTGACACCTCCAATGCCTCATTTAGCTCTGGAGACAAGGTCTTACCGTCGGAGTACATCTCGAAAACTTTAAGCCTTTTGGCAGGCTTAACCATTCGATGCAAAGCCCCACAGTTAGGGCACTTTATCACTTGAAAATTCTGCATTTCCTTAATGTTTATATTTTACTTCCACGAATGAATAAACGCGATCATCAGCAGACCGTATATTTCGAGCCTTCCGAGCAGCATTAGAAGCGTTAGCCACCACATCGAAAAATCGGGAAGGCTTCCATAGTTACCCATCGTGCCAACAATTCCAAAACCAGGTCCTACATTGCCCATACACGCCGCCGAAGCCGAAAACGAGCTTATCATATCAAGCCCAAACATGCCAAGAACTACGGTGGATAAGAATATGATGATAACGTAAAAAACAATAAACAACAACGACGAGCTCACCACTTCATCTGCAATTATGGTTTTTCCTATACGGACAGGAATTACCGCATTGGGATGCTGGAGCCGCTTTATTTGGGTGGTAATTGTGTTCCCAAAAAGCACAACTCTATCCACCTTAATACCTCCTGAAGTCGAACCAGCACAGCCAGCCTGCATCATAAAAAGAATAAGCAGCATTATAGCAAACGGAGGCCAAAGCGAAGTATCAGCGTTATAAAAACCAGTAGATGAAGCCAACGATGCTACCTGAAAAAAGCCATGCTTAAAAGCGTTAGCCCACCCTGTATTGGTAAAGATCTGAAGCCCCAAAGAAAGCATTAGAGCCCCAATTAAGATTGATAATAAATAAAACTTTGCCACTCCAGACTTGAATACAGACACTTCTCTCCTCATAAAGGATGCAAATATGAGGCTAAAATTTAGACCCGAGATTACCATAAAGATAAAGATGATTATCTCGGCTACAGAATTGTTAAGACCTGCAACATTGCTGTTGCTCATGGCAAAACCACCCGTAGAAATGGTGCTTAAAGAATAAGCAATGGCATCAACCATCTTAAGCCCTGCAAGGTAAAGAAGTATAGATTGCAGAACAGTTAAGGTAATATACACAACCAGTATTGAACGTAATGAGCCATACACCCCTTTAGACACATTCAACTTCGATAGTGACGACATCTCAATTTTAGAGAGGTTTGCATGTACCTTCCCTAGCGAAGGAAGAACTACCAACGCAAAAAGAACAACACCACCACCACCAATCCACTGGGTAGAAGCCCTCCAAAATCGAAGGCTCAGCGGAAGGCTATCAATATTGGTTAACGAAGTAGCCCCAGTAGTAGTATACCCCGAAACGCTTTCGAACCACGCTTTTGTTATCGAAAACTCGCCCCCCCAGAGCAAGTACGGAAGCATACCTATAGCACAGCACAAAATCCAAGAAAAAGCAACAATTACGTAGCTTTCCTTCAGACTTATGTCACGATATGACGGAACAAAAAATAATGGGAAAGCCCCCATAGCCGTAGTAACTAAAAAGCTCAGGAGCAAAGGAAAAAAACCGTCATCAAAATGGTTTAAAGTCGATACGGTAGTTGCAATAAGCATGAATACAGCGTTAAGCAATAACCCCATCGATATATACCTAACGATAACAAAAGGTCGCATCAGTCGTCGATCTTATTAGATTTATTTTGAATTATGAGCTTTTCAACCGAATTCTTCAACCGCTCCAGTTCATCCTTAGAATCTACCTTCACCCTAAAGGGAATAGAATGCTTCACGTAGCTCTCCACACCTTGAGAAATTCGAACTATTGGAGTTATAAAAAAGATGTTAACAAAATAGTTGAATAGGAAAACGAAAATAATTCCTACAAATATGGCAATAAAACCAGGCATCATCGCCCTGCTTGCTCCAGTCTTCATTTGATCAACATTTTGATAAACGGCTCTTTGATTAATGCCTATCAAACTGTCGATTGCACCTGTAAGCCTATTTTGCTGGGGAACGAAGGAATCAAAGTACCAGTCCGCATTTCTAGAACTTAGCAATACACTATCTACTTGCGCCTTAAATACTACATAACAGCTATCAACAGCCTTTACATAGCGTTCTTCGCCTTCTACCGTAAGATTATTTCGAGCAATATCATAGGACTTATCGAAGAGCATTTCCCCTTCATTAACTGAGACCTTTGCCTCATCCAACCTCCCGTTTATGGCAAGAAGAACTCCCTGATTAATTTTACTTGAAGCACTAATCATCTGCTTCGAAACCTCTATTGATCGCAAGTTGTCATTTAGCAGCCCTTGCACCGAGTTGCTCATACTATTAAGTTCGAAAAGAGTTATCGCCCCGGAAAGGAACAACAACAATCCTATAACAATAAAGCCTGCTAACATCTTCGATTTAATCCCCATAACAGCACTTTAATTCGTATTAATTTAAGACGAAAATAGGGAAGAAAAAGGAAATAATCATGCACATCCATTGATAATCTATTTTTAATATATTAGCAAAGCGTTTTCAAAGCCGTAAATGTCGGACAAAGATCTTATAGAACAAATACTTAACGGAGACAATTCTCAATTTAGGCATCTGGTGGATAAATACAAGCAACAGGTGCTGCGAACGTGCTATGGGTTTACCCAATCACGTTCAGACGCTGAAGATATCGCTCAAGAAGTATTTATTGAAGTATTTGAATCGCTTAGATCGTTTCGTCACGAATCAAAGTTTAGCACATGGATTTATCGAATTGCTGTAAATAAATCTCTAAACCACTTAAGGAAACAGAAGCGAAAACAGATAATACAAAGTTTAGAAGATCTACTCATCGGTAAAGGAAAAGCAGAAGCAAGAGATTACGTGGACGACCATCGTCTCCCTGACGATTTCTCAGACCCAGACGAAAATCTGAAAAAGATGAAGAAAGCGCTAAATGAGCTGCCCAACAACCAACGAACAGCCATCACGCTTTATACCTACCAGCAGCTTTCTTACAAGCAAATTTCCGAGGTGATGAACATCTCAATATCATCTGTCGAATCGCTAATATTTCGATCAAAACGAAACCTTAGGAAAATTCTGGTAGAAAGCGCTAAAAGTTAGAAAGAAATCGCAAGTTTTCAATCAAAAGATTGTCAATAGAAAAAAGGTATACAAATGAGATGCAAACAATTTAGATCAAAGTTCATCAACATTGAGCCATCACAGTTCGATGAGGTTGCCTTTTCCCATATGGATTCTTGTGCAAACTGTAAAAAGTTGTACAAATCATCGCTGGCAGTACTTAACCAACTAGAATTAGCAGCAACACCATCCTTCAATCCTTACTTTACTGAAAAAGTAATGGGCAAGTTAGCTTGCAAAACACAACAAAATCATTCAAACAGCATCCGTTACGCCTTAGTAGTTTCTGTAGTGGTAACCTTTCTTATTGGAGGCCTTACGGTTTACATAGCGCACAGCAAAAACCAACCGCAACAATATGACATGCTAAGCCTCAACGATATTACAAAAGTTCCCATAGCTTTTGAAAAATAACCATTTAAACATGAACTTCTTCCTTAAACAAAAAAACCTTCTTTGGGTCATTGCGCTGCTTCTGATTGCCAATGTTGCCACATTTATTGGCGTTGTCATTGCCTATACAGACAAAGAATCCTCTCCAGAAAAGGATCGCAACTTGTTTTTTAAGAAGTTAGAGCTTACAGAAAGCCAGAAAAAAGTATTTATAGCCCGAAAAGCACTCTTCAGATCAATTAACGAGCCCCTTTACGATCGATATGACAGTATAATGATAAGGTTGCAGCATCAGGTTAGCATTACACCTACTGATACCGCAATTATTAGAAAGTACACTGACAGTTTAGGGTTGCTAAACGCTCAAATTCGAAGAAATTGGATTTCATACTCTATTGAAGTTCGCAGGTGCCTCAGCAAAGAACAGCAACTACGATACGATAAGCTTACGCTAGAGCATCTAAAATGCAAAATAGGAAAGTAGTATAAATATGTAGCAAAAAAAGATGCGGGTATGTCGTAAACATATCCGCATCTTTTTTGCCGCTTAACCAAAGCCATTCTGGCTATAAACAAAAAAAAGAGCCAACCCTGTGGGTTGACTCTAATTTCTTGCTTATCGTTGCAAATTACTTTACAGCAGGAGCAGCAGTATCAACAGCAGCAGTATCAACAGCAGCAGTGGTATCAGCTACAACAGCAGCAGTAGTATCAACAGCAGTAGTATCAGCTTGTTCAGCCTTGTTTCCACCGCAAGCTGCGAACATAGCAGCAACAGCAACGATAACGAGTAACTTTTTCATTGTACAGTTTTTTGTTTTGTGAAACGATTAAATTCAATTGCACTGCAAATATAATGGCAGAATCCCAATGTTGTACCCCCTTTGTGTAAAAAAAACAAAGTTTTTACACATATAATGCAAAAAGCAGGTCTATTCCCCTGAATTTCTTACAGAAGCCGCTTGACTTTAACCTCTACCAATAGTTCTAAACAAACAACCTTAACTATAAAAATATGAAATACCATTTAGTGGACTACAGAAAGTAACTTTAATCTAAGAACGAAGATCAAAACAAGAACATGCCTCAATCCACCCTAATTCTACAAGAAGTTGAGCAAAAATGTACGATCAGGAATGCTCTCTACCCCAATACAAGGCAACCCTATTCAGCACATCCCTAAAATTAGCCGTTTTTAGACGTATAAAAAGACTGCTTTACGAGACAATGAACATCCAAATCATCTTTATAAATCAGCACTTTATATATTTTTTTGAGAAAAGTTAAAAATTAATAGAAAAGACTTCTCTTTTAATCTAATATTTTCCTATAATTGCAAAGTTTTTCGGGTGCATCATGCGCAAATGGAAAACACAGCTTACAGTTCATTAAAAAACTAACTCGAAGACAGGTCAACTGTAAACTTTGAACAACGAAATGAAAAGAAACTTGCACGCTAAAAACACTTTTTCGAGCACCATTATGGTGGTTTTTAGGTATAAGATACTCAGCGACCTTCTTCGAAGTCTTTGCGTCCGCCAGATTTGATTCTACCCCGCGGACAAGCCTCCAGATATTCCCTATAAAATAGGATAACTCCCTCCAATCGGAAAGGAGTTGTTTCAATTCGACAATACGTATGGGTATAATACCCCATAAAAGGCGATATAACTTTTAGTATTAACCAATTATCTTTTTATGTGCGACGATGACAAACCTTAGCTCAACACAAGAACTACAAGGAATCGTAGTTGGAAACCGGATTCCAAAAGACTACTTCGTAACCAAGGGACACGGAGAAAGTGACATCACTGTTCACGCTGGATCTTATCACCTAGCATTAAAACAGGCAAATATCGAGACGTTTAATATTATGACTTACTCGTCGATTATGCCTAGTATAGCCACAGAGGTACCACAACCTGCCAAAATTACCCACGGCTCCGTTGTTGAATCCATTATGGCTGTTGCAACTACAGGTAAGGGAGAGCGCGCTTCTGCCGGTATCATCTACGGTTGGTTATACGACCGCAACACAAATGAACGCCATGGGGGTCTCGTGTGTGAACACAACGGCAACTATGAAGTTGAGGAAATAGAAAAGCTACTTAGACTAAGCCTTGACGAACTTTACTATAACGGATTCTCGGAAGATTTCCGTTTAGAAGACATCAGCATTAATATTGAAAGCTTTGTTCCAGAAAAGAAATACGGAACTGCACTCGTTGCAATTTGCTTTACGTCCTACCTCTACCCTGTAATCAAGGGTTAATCCGCTGAAGACATTTACGTCCGACATACAAAACAGCAACCTTGAACGAAAGGTTGCTGTTTTCATCCTTTTGTTCGCAATTACAAATTTCGGAACTCACTCCAAATGGAAAAGAAAGATCTTCTTAAACAAGTCATAAAGCACATCGACATTAAGTCGTTTGATGCTAGCCCAATCATCAACTCGATGAGAGAGATGTCATTCTCGTCGAGAGAAACTGCTAATGCAGCCGACATCTTTAACATGATGATTGCTGAAAAGGGATGTACCAACATCCTTACCATTGCAGGTTCAACTTCTGCTGCAGGATGCATGCAGGTTTACGTTGACCTTATT
Encoded proteins:
- a CDS encoding ATPase produces the protein MILIADSGSTKTEWVAVENGTTVAATITLGINPVYQTVEEIQNDVAENVAPTFKEFAISALYFYGAGCLPEKIEGVRQALAHSFPSATISVQSDLVGAALALCGNRPGIACILGTGSNTCFWDGEKIAKNVSPLGFILGDEGSGAVMGKTFVADVLKNQVSARLAKKFMEQMSLTPAEIINRVYRQPFPNRFLAAFTRFMNENRHEKEISDLITRNFTLFFERNIMQYDYSTYPVNIIGSVGFHFCEMLEAAAAPLGVKLGKVEQSPIKGLIEYHSR
- the murQ gene encoding N-acetylmuramic acid 6-phosphate etherase; the protein is MAFKKITEQPSLYNDLEKKSVSELLFDINSEDQKVALAVRETIPQIEKLVEGIVERMKKGGRIFYLGAGTSGRLGVLDASEIPPTYGMPQGKVIGLIAGGDKALRNPIEAAEDNPEKSWEELTAYNVNELDVVIGIAASGTTPYVIGALEKARSLGILTASISCNPDAPVSKAAEIAIEPIVGPEFVTGSTRMKSGTAQKLVLNMITTSTMIKLGRVKGNRMVNMQLTNKKLVDRGTRMIVDETGLNYEAAKALLLEHGSVKKAIDAHRQSPKR
- a CDS encoding golvesin C-terminal-like domain-containing protein, translating into MNKKSIALLAALLSVATANAQQTQLVKEPIKGDFPLGLSGKHIAMWHSHGFYYESKLDRWEWQRARCFSNVEDIGNMPYVVKYLDPMLKNAGAVVLIPRERDFQKQKFIVDNDLSTKGGIVQKKGSWETTKGGYKHKTILRPNENPFKGGTHLEIKSSAKETATLTYKAPVASSKKGDYAVYVSWGNTPNNVSDVTYKVYHTGGVSEFVVNQKMYGATWQYLGTFSFDSAHASVVVSNKSHEKGVVTSDAVRFGGGMGMVARRPSAFVTNNAKSSSNGETQGHKLSPEDYDWKTSGVPSYLEASRYYLQAAGIPDSVYSRTKYQNDYNDDYQSRPHWANFLKKNNVPIDLTLAFHTDAGTTPNDSIVGTLAIYSTKNGNFTDGRGRQLSGIMSNLIQTQICHDIQMLHNSKWTKRALRDASYSEASVADAPTLLLELLSHQNLADMTYGLDPRFRFTVARAIYKGIVRYLNGAETPIQPLAPNTLAIEKKGGKTIRLSWKNTEDPLEPTANAARYRIYMRTDDNGFSPKFKEVTGESAEIELPEWGRRYSFKVTGVNDGGESFPTEQLSACLFNNSKKPALIVNGFTRISAPKSFDLGEKAGFEWWEDEGVADGMEPAFLGYQQNFNRNEPWLDDDNTGWGSTGVEWWGNTVHGNTHDFTHVQGKAYQKWGVSYVSASRKAFEKYPKLDAYRFVDVLFGEQRTVKNFREERDTFAVFTPGMISALRNALDKDIPIVLSGAYIGTDMVEQKDSVAIKFAAEKLGFRWMTNHASTTGSVYSTDNAKPYIRGIWNFNCATLSPEVLNGSSVRIESPDAIEPTQKAIRIMRYHDTQTSAGTLLKSNGNKVVVLGFPLEAIPSTNQKNALMKQLFTFFGVEFKK
- a CDS encoding TrkH family potassium uptake protein: MRPFVIVRYISMGLLLNAVFMLIATTVSTLNHFDDGFFPLLLSFLVTTAMGAFPLFFVPSYRDISLKESYVIVAFSWILCCAIGMLPYLLWGGEFSITKAWFESVSGYTTTGATSLTNIDSLPLSLRFWRASTQWIGGGGVVLFALVVLPSLGKVHANLSKIEMSSLSKLNVSKGVYGSLRSILVVYITLTVLQSILLYLAGLKMVDAIAYSLSTISTGGFAMSNSNVAGLNNSVAEIIIFIFMVISGLNFSLIFASFMRREVSVFKSGVAKFYLLSILIGALMLSLGLQIFTNTGWANAFKHGFFQVASLASSTGFYNADTSLWPPFAIMLLILFMMQAGCAGSTSGGIKVDRVVLFGNTITTQIKRLQHPNAVIPVRIGKTIIADEVVSSSLLFIVFYVIIIFLSTVVLGMFGLDMISSFSASAACMGNVGPGFGIVGTMGNYGSLPDFSMWWLTLLMLLGRLEIYGLLMIAFIHSWK
- a CDS encoding RNA polymerase sigma factor codes for the protein MSDKDLIEQILNGDNSQFRHLVDKYKQQVLRTCYGFTQSRSDAEDIAQEVFIEVFESLRSFRHESKFSTWIYRIAVNKSLNHLRKQKRKQIIQSLEDLLIGKGKAEARDYVDDHRLPDDFSDPDENLKKMKKALNELPNNQRTAITLYTYQQLSYKQISEVMNISISSVESLIFRSKRNLRKILVESAKS
- a CDS encoding pyruvoyl-dependent arginine decarboxylase, with amino-acid sequence MTNLSSTQELQGIVVGNRIPKDYFVTKGHGESDITVHAGSYHLALKQANIETFNIMTYSSIMPSIATEVPQPAKITHGSVVESIMAVATTGKGERASAGIIYGWLYDRNTNERHGGLVCEHNGNYEVEEIEKLLRLSLDELYYNGFSEDFRLEDISINIESFVPEKKYGTALVAICFTSYLYPVIKG